The genomic stretch tgaggctcttgGCTCTACCCTtgcctgcccctccccctgcttctcatgggggaaaaaaaaagacagcagccATTTCTGAAGAAGCATTTATTAGCATGCAGGGCCCATGCTAGAGGCTCCTTATTTCCAGGGCAAGGCCAGCGAGACAGAGCCCATTGCTCAGGACGCAGCCCAGATTGCAAAGAGAGGACAGCCCATGGTAGCGGAAGAAATTCTGGCGGAGAGCACTGTACTTGGGGTCCTTCTCTCGCAGCTGGCGGTAGGGATCGGGACCCTGGTGGCTGCCTGGTACCTCCCCACCCAGGCCTCGCTCCTTCTCCACGGTTTGCAGGGCCCACATGGCAGCTGTGGTCCGGGGTTCCAGCCAGCGGGCGTTGACAGTGGCCAGCGTAAGGCTCAGGAACAGCAGGTAAAGCTGGCAGGGACAGCAGAGGAGAAGGTGAGCCATGCCTGGGAGGCCAGAGGGGCCCTAGGGAGGGTCTTTCTGCATCCTCAACAgcacaggggtgggggtggggacagcaCTGGATCAAAAAACCTGCCTCCCCCT from Pan paniscus chromosome 20, NHGRI_mPanPan1-v2.0_pri, whole genome shotgun sequence encodes the following:
- the TMEM205 gene encoding transmembrane protein 205 isoform X1, coding for MGTWGGDGNKRGTGKCPNTPVVPIPCRLPAFPKPSPTYLRTSAEQTLPLLLPHLHGLCLHQPLHLGFTACLGSAHILGGQPALPAVPEPYAGHCQRPLAGTPDHSCHVGPANRGEGARPGWGGTRQPPGSRSLPPAAREGPQVQCSPPEFLPLPWAVLSLQSGLRPEQWALSRWPCPGNKEPLAWALHANKCFFRNGCCLFFSPMRSRGRGRQG
- the TMEM205 gene encoding transmembrane protein 205 isoform X2, whose protein sequence is MEEGGNLGGLIKMVHLLVLSGAWGMQMWVTFVSGFLLFRSLPRHTFGLVQSKLFPFYFHISMGCAFINLCILASQHAWAQLTFWEASQLYLLFLSLTLATVNARWLEPRTTAAMWALQTVEKERGLGGEVPGSHQGPDPYRQLREKDPKYSALRQNFFRYHGLSSLCNLGCVLSNGLCLAGLALEIRSL